GAGAGGATTGCGGGTAAGTATATGGAAATGAGAGGGATTTGCACGATATCTCAGTGGTTTGCACTGCGAGGTAAAGTGCAAAAGAAGTGGATTTGTGCAGAAGTTCCGTTACCAAATCGTTAGCCCATTCTCGGAATGGTAACGAAGAGGTAGGAGCAGGTAACTGACGGAAGAGTATTCGGTAAGTGAACTTTCTGCGATTCGGGTGCTGCTGCTCTGATATACAACGCTTTGCATAGCTGAGAACGCTCCGGTAACGGGTAACTTTGCCCATAAAAACAGAAGCGTATGCAAACAGACAAAATGAAGGTGTTGCTCTACCTCAAAAAGAGCGGATTGGACAGGTCGGGACTAGCTCCGATTATGGGGCGGATAACCTACGGGCGAACGATAGCTCAATTCAGCTGCAAGCTGTCGTGCGACCCCAAGCTGTGGAATGCTCGTGAGAGCAGGCTGAACGGCAAGAGCCGTGAAGCTGTGACAACGAATGGCAAGTTGGAGCGCTTGCTTCTCTCGGCGCAGTCGGCTTATCAAACCCTTTGTGAGCGAGGGGTTGTCTTTACAGCGACTGACATCAAGGAGTTACTGCAAGGTAGTATGCAAAGCCAAATCACTCTCTTGGAGCGATATGATCAAATGCTTGAAGAGATGAAGCAAAAGGTGGGGATAGAAATCAAGGGGACGACTTTAAGTAGTTACTACACTACTCGTAGGCACTTACACGCTTTTATCCAAGAGAAGTTCCACACGACAGATATTGCTTTCAGTCAGATTGAAGAAGACTTCTTGGATTGCCTACAACACTATTCTGTCGGAAAGCTGGGGCATTCGCAGGGTCATTATCGTAAGATGGCATTAGCGGTGAAGAAGGTCTGCCGTTTGGCATATCGTGAAGGGTTGATAACGCGACAACTGTTTGCTCACGTAACGATCGAACGAGGAGAGAATAAGCGACCTCGTGCATTGGATAGGGCTTCGTTGGATAAGTTGCAGACCCTGACCTTTGAGCCGTATGAGGTGGAGTTGGAGACTGCTCGCAACCTCTTTCTCTTCGCCTGTTATACGGGTGTTGCCTACTGCGATATGGTTGCCCTTAGTCGGGAGCATCTCTTTACGGATGATGAGGGGGCATTATGGCTTAAGTTCCGCAGACAGAAGACCAATACGCTTTGTCGGGTGAAACTCTTATCTGAAGCGGTGCGTCTGATGGAGCGACATCAATCAAAGGAGCGTGACACACTCTTTGCACCTATTCCTTATTCGGGCTACCTCGCCCACCTCAAAGCCCTACAACTTCGAGCTGGTATCACCATTCCCCTTTCGGCACACGTTGGTCGCCACACCTTTGCGACCTTGATCACTTTGGAGCGAGGAGTGCCGATTGAAACAGTGAGCCGAATGTTGGGGCATAGCAATATCCAAACGACCGAGCGATATGCTCATGTGACTCCGAAGAAGCTTTTCGATGAGTTTGAGCAATTCCTCTCTTTCACTGAAGAGCTAACCTTAACCTTGTAAGAGCTATGCGCAGTACATTCAGAATACTATTCTATATCAATAAGAGCAAGACCAAAGCAGACGGCACAACGGCAATCCTTTGCCGTATCACCATAGACGGAGCGAGCGTAGTGATAACCACAGGCGAAAGCACTGCCCCCCACGATTGGAGCGTGAAGCGAGGGGAGACAAAGGAGAAGAAGACCAACCAACGCCTGCAAACCTTTCGAGAGAATGTCGAACAAGGCTACAACTCCTTGCTTTACAAGTATGGAGCAGTGAGTGCCGAGTTGCTGAAGAACTACTTGCAGGGTGTCGGGAAAACTCCAACGACCCTGCTTGCTCTTAGTGCGGAAGAGCTCAAAGCCCAACGAGAATGCAGTAGTGCGGGGACGTATAGGAACAATCGGTACGCCGATAGGCTGCTTAACTCTTTTGTGCGCAGTCGCAGTGAGCAGGATGTCCCCTTGTCGGCTCTTACGATTGAGTTCTTTGAGGATTATCGCTGCTATCTGAAGAGGGAGGGCTATGCACCTGCAACGATAAATAGCCATCTCTGTTGGTTGAGTCGATTGATGTACCGAGCCGTCAGTCAGGGGACGATACGCTTCAATCCGTTTGAAGAGGTGAAGTATGAAGTCGTGGAGCGCAAACCTCGTTTTCTGAGTAAGGGCGATGTGGCAAAGCTCTTGGCATTCCCGTTGCAGGATGAAGGCGCAGAACTAAGCCGAAGAATGTTCCTTTTCTCGGCCTTTACAGGCTTGGCTTTTGTAGATTTACAAGGGCTACGAGCTTCGCAAATCGAGACGAACAGCGAGGGGAAGCGGTATATTCGCGAGGCAAGACAGAAAACAGAGGTGGAGAGCTTGATCCCCTTGCATTCGATAGCGGAGCAGATACTCTCTCTTTACACGAAAGAGAAGAGCAAGGGGGATTACAAGATATTCCCCGATACAATGAGCGACTGGAAGCTACTCCGTCATCTC
The sequence above is a segment of the Porphyromonas vaginalis genome. Coding sequences within it:
- a CDS encoding site-specific integrase is translated as MQTDKMKVLLYLKKSGLDRSGLAPIMGRITYGRTIAQFSCKLSCDPKLWNARESRLNGKSREAVTTNGKLERLLLSAQSAYQTLCERGVVFTATDIKELLQGSMQSQITLLERYDQMLEEMKQKVGIEIKGTTLSSYYTTRRHLHAFIQEKFHTTDIAFSQIEEDFLDCLQHYSVGKLGHSQGHYRKMALAVKKVCRLAYREGLITRQLFAHVTIERGENKRPRALDRASLDKLQTLTFEPYEVELETARNLFLFACYTGVAYCDMVALSREHLFTDDEGALWLKFRRQKTNTLCRVKLLSEAVRLMERHQSKERDTLFAPIPYSGYLAHLKALQLRAGITIPLSAHVGRHTFATLITLERGVPIETVSRMLGHSNIQTTERYAHVTPKKLFDEFEQFLSFTEELTLTL
- a CDS encoding site-specific integrase — its product is MRSTFRILFYINKSKTKADGTTAILCRITIDGASVVITTGESTAPHDWSVKRGETKEKKTNQRLQTFRENVEQGYNSLLYKYGAVSAELLKNYLQGVGKTPTTLLALSAEELKAQRECSSAGTYRNNRYADRLLNSFVRSRSEQDVPLSALTIEFFEDYRCYLKREGYAPATINSHLCWLSRLMYRAVSQGTIRFNPFEEVKYEVVERKPRFLSKGDVAKLLAFPLQDEGAELSRRMFLFSAFTGLAFVDLQGLRASQIETNSEGKRYIREARQKTEVESLIPLHSIAEQILSLYTKEKSKGDYKIFPDTMSDWKLLRHLKAVGLACGIRTPLTWHCARHTFGTLTLEAGVPIESIAKMMGHSSIASTQIYAQVTDQKIARDMDKLIKRKTN